In Lentibacillus amyloliquefaciens, one DNA window encodes the following:
- a CDS encoding MurR/RpiR family transcriptional regulator, which produces MDKNQFNGVKPSITMEQHKHSFTKSEKKIYHYIQSNSQQVLYHSLTELSEASGVAEATVLRFFRKLGFKGFQDFKFLFAQEVTVPENDNNDETYVNKIKHNMVQAVENSYEVIDHDSLKLCVDAIDAADDVVLFGVGSSGIAALDMQNRLMRIGKHVSAVTDPHFQFMRASSMNENTVVIAVSLTGSTKDIVDSVEIAKQQNATVIALTNYIKSPLTQYADHVLLSSAKESPLDSGSLVAKVSQLFLIDLICTGLTIKNYENAEEVRMGISKNTARKLY; this is translated from the coding sequence ATGGATAAAAATCAGTTCAATGGTGTCAAGCCATCGATAACAATGGAGCAGCACAAACACAGCTTTACGAAATCTGAGAAAAAGATATATCACTATATTCAGTCCAACAGCCAGCAGGTCCTGTATCATTCATTAACTGAATTATCGGAAGCAAGCGGTGTTGCTGAAGCGACTGTTCTTCGTTTTTTCCGTAAATTGGGTTTCAAAGGTTTTCAGGATTTTAAATTTCTATTCGCTCAGGAAGTGACAGTCCCGGAGAATGATAACAACGACGAGACCTATGTCAATAAAATCAAACATAATATGGTACAGGCGGTTGAGAATTCCTATGAAGTGATCGACCATGACTCTCTGAAACTATGTGTGGATGCGATTGATGCCGCAGATGACGTTGTGCTCTTTGGTGTGGGCTCTTCAGGCATTGCGGCACTGGATATGCAAAACAGGCTCATGCGAATCGGTAAACACGTGAGCGCTGTGACCGATCCCCATTTTCAATTCATGCGCGCTTCCTCGATGAATGAAAATACGGTCGTCATTGCTGTTAGTCTGACCGGAAGTACAAAAGACATCGTGGATTCGGTCGAAATTGCCAAGCAGCAAAATGCAACGGTGATTGCGTTAACCAATTATATTAAATCGCCACTCACCCAATATGCCGATCATGTTCTGCTTTCGTCTGCCAAAGAAAGCCCATTGGACAGCGGTTCACTTGTGGCTAAAGTGTCACAGTTATTTTTAATTGATCTTATTTGCACAGGTCTCACGATTAAAAATTACGAAAACGCCGAGGAAGTCAGAATGGGAATAAGCAAGAACACGGCGCGTAAGTTGTATTGA
- a CDS encoding SGNH/GDSL hydrolase family protein: MKKRVVCFGDSNTWGYDAETIGRFSEDIRWPCLLQQRLGDDYQVIEEGLSGRTSVNDDPLVEGLNAFSYIHPCLMSHSQLELVVIMLGTNDTKERFGLTAYNIAQGIARLAHKAKSANAGRLGGAPKVLVVTPPPIGAQYADTDIKHPMGENCDMKSREFPRHLKGLLKGTGIDFLDAGNAVSMNQIDFMHLDQAGHKQLADLVFEKVESIAE; the protein is encoded by the coding sequence ATGAAGAAACGGGTTGTATGTTTTGGTGACTCAAACACATGGGGCTATGATGCGGAAACGATAGGGCGGTTTTCTGAAGATATTAGATGGCCGTGTCTTTTGCAGCAGCGGCTGGGCGATGACTATCAGGTGATTGAAGAAGGCCTTTCAGGGCGGACGAGCGTAAATGATGATCCGTTAGTCGAGGGGTTAAATGCTTTTTCTTACATTCATCCTTGTTTAATGAGTCATTCGCAATTGGAACTTGTTGTTATTATGCTTGGTACAAATGACACCAAGGAAAGGTTTGGTTTAACGGCATATAACATCGCACAAGGCATAGCAAGACTTGCCCATAAGGCTAAGAGTGCCAATGCGGGAAGACTGGGAGGAGCGCCGAAAGTATTAGTGGTGACCCCGCCTCCCATCGGTGCACAGTATGCCGACACTGATATAAAACATCCAATGGGTGAAAACTGTGATATGAAATCAAGAGAATTTCCGAGGCATCTAAAGGGATTATTGAAAGGCACCGGGATAGACTTTTTAGATGCAGGCAATGCTGTATCAATGAACCAAATCGATTTTATGCATTTGGATCAGGCGGGTCACAAGCAGTTGGCTGATTTGGTTTTCGAAAAGGTAGAGTCGATTGCAGAATGA
- a CDS encoding copper homeostasis protein CutC, producing the protein MTLEIIATSLTDVKQAEAYGADRLELCTGIAEGGITPNYGLIAEAVKAAAIPINVMIRPHSESFMYNEDDLTVMKKDIQMVRELGANGIVIGALTADDMIDEAVLKQLLDEAQGLDVTFHREFDFARNQEEALACLAGYPQVKRILTSAGQQPAPQAVQNMKQLMQLAGNTHLEIMAGHGLKADNFAKFYKETEPKEVHFGSGVREKGSFSYSIDERKMNDIKTVLRS; encoded by the coding sequence ATGACCTTAGAAATAATTGCAACCAGCTTAACGGATGTGAAACAGGCAGAAGCGTATGGGGCGGATCGTCTGGAATTATGTACGGGGATAGCAGAAGGTGGCATAACCCCAAACTATGGGTTGATTGCTGAAGCGGTCAAAGCGGCCGCTATCCCGATTAACGTTATGATCCGTCCGCATAGCGAATCTTTTATGTATAACGAGGACGACTTAACCGTTATGAAAAAGGATATTCAAATGGTCAGAGAACTTGGAGCAAACGGCATTGTTATCGGTGCTCTGACAGCTGATGATATGATTGATGAAGCAGTGCTGAAACAGCTATTGGATGAAGCGCAAGGATTGGATGTCACGTTCCATCGGGAATTTGATTTTGCTCGCAATCAGGAGGAAGCTTTGGCATGTCTGGCCGGCTATCCCCAGGTGAAACGCATTCTAACATCAGCAGGTCAGCAGCCTGCACCTCAAGCTGTGCAAAATATGAAGCAGTTAATGCAGCTTGCAGGGAATACACATCTCGAAATCATGGCTGGTCATGGATTGAAAGCAGACAACTTTGCAAAATTTTATAAGGAAACTGAGCCAAAAGAAGTGCATTTTGGGTCTGGTGTGCGTGAAAAGGGAAGTTTTTCGTACTCAATTGATGAGAGAAAGATGAATGATATTAAAACTGTCTTGAGATCATAA
- the tkt gene encoding transketolase, with protein MPNTTEQLSIDTIRTLSIDAIENANSGHPGLPMGAAPMAYTLWTDFMCHNPKHSQWFNRDRFVLSAGHGSMLLYSLLHLSGYNVTIDDLKGFRQWGSKTPGHPEVHHTDGVEATTGPLGQGIAMSVGMAMAEAHLAAKFNKPNLPVVDHFTYALVSDGDLMEGISHEAASLAGHLGLGKLIALYDSNDISLDGDLDRSFSDETQKRFEAYGWQVLYVEDGNDTAALRSAIQAAQQNTEQPTLIEVKTVIGYGAPNKSASAASHGAPLGSDEVKAAKEFYQWTHDEFHVPDEVYSDFQEKIGERGAEAEAEWNELMDSYKNSYPEQTEELELAIKGELPDGWEEDLPVFEPGEDTVATRAASGKVLNAIAQTVPNVFGGSADLAGSNKTTINDEDDFSRRNHAGRNIWFGVREHAMGAALNGMALHGGLNVFAGTFFVFSDYVRPAIRLSSIMQAPVTYVFTHDSIAVGEDGPTHEPIEQLAALRAMPGLSLIRPADGNETSAAWRLSLESDNQPTALVLTRQNLPTLEGTKEKAYEGVKRGAYVLSPAEKDTPDTVLLATGSEVQLAVNAQKELQAKGIDASVVSMPSWDRFAAQDEAYRNSVIPPHVKNRVAIEMAASFGWERYVGEKGKVIGIDRFGASAKGDKVIEEYGFTVENVVKIVEDFVE; from the coding sequence ATGCCAAACACAACCGAACAACTCTCAATCGATACCATCCGTACATTATCAATTGACGCTATTGAAAACGCTAATTCCGGCCACCCCGGTCTGCCAATGGGCGCCGCTCCGATGGCCTATACGTTATGGACAGATTTCATGTGTCACAATCCGAAGCATTCCCAATGGTTTAACCGGGATCGCTTTGTCCTGTCTGCCGGGCATGGCTCAATGCTCTTGTACAGCCTGCTTCATTTATCCGGCTATAACGTCACAATCGATGACTTGAAAGGGTTCCGCCAGTGGGGTTCCAAAACGCCGGGACATCCTGAAGTCCACCATACAGATGGTGTTGAGGCGACAACAGGTCCGCTTGGCCAGGGCATTGCCATGTCTGTCGGAATGGCGATGGCTGAGGCCCATTTGGCAGCTAAATTTAACAAGCCAAATTTGCCGGTAGTCGATCATTTTACGTACGCACTTGTCAGTGACGGTGATTTAATGGAAGGTATTTCTCACGAAGCCGCTTCACTCGCAGGACATCTTGGCCTCGGCAAACTGATTGCGCTGTATGATTCAAACGATATCTCACTGGACGGTGACCTGGATCGGTCGTTTTCAGATGAAACACAGAAACGTTTCGAAGCGTATGGCTGGCAGGTACTGTACGTTGAAGATGGCAATGATACAGCCGCCCTCCGCAGCGCCATTCAAGCAGCACAGCAAAACACTGAGCAGCCAACCTTGATCGAAGTTAAAACGGTCATCGGCTATGGTGCTCCGAACAAATCAGCATCCGCAGCTTCTCACGGCGCACCGCTTGGCTCAGATGAAGTAAAAGCAGCGAAAGAATTCTATCAGTGGACACACGACGAATTCCATGTGCCTGATGAAGTCTATAGTGACTTTCAGGAAAAAATCGGTGAGCGGGGTGCTGAAGCAGAAGCTGAATGGAATGAATTAATGGATTCATATAAAAATAGTTATCCTGAACAGACTGAAGAACTTGAGCTTGCGATAAAAGGTGAACTCCCTGACGGCTGGGAGGAAGACTTGCCTGTATTCGAACCGGGCGAGGATACTGTGGCAACTCGCGCCGCTTCAGGCAAAGTGCTCAATGCCATTGCCCAAACAGTGCCAAACGTCTTCGGCGGCAGCGCTGACCTTGCCGGTTCAAATAAAACGACCATTAATGATGAAGATGATTTTTCACGCCGGAATCATGCCGGACGCAATATTTGGTTCGGTGTACGCGAGCATGCCATGGGTGCTGCCTTGAACGGTATGGCCCTGCACGGCGGTCTGAACGTATTTGCCGGCACATTCTTTGTCTTCAGCGACTATGTCAGACCGGCCATCCGCCTGTCATCCATTATGCAGGCGCCTGTCACTTATGTCTTCACACACGATTCAATCGCAGTCGGTGAAGACGGTCCGACACACGAGCCGATCGAGCAGCTGGCCGCATTACGTGCAATGCCGGGACTTTCGCTGATCCGCCCTGCAGACGGCAACGAAACAAGTGCAGCCTGGAGACTGTCGCTGGAATCGGACAATCAGCCAACAGCACTTGTTCTGACACGCCAAAATCTGCCAACACTCGAAGGCACAAAAGAAAAGGCATACGAAGGTGTTAAGCGAGGTGCATACGTCCTCAGCCCGGCTGAAAAAGACACACCGGATACTGTCCTCTTGGCAACAGGTTCTGAAGTGCAGCTGGCCGTGAATGCCCAGAAAGAATTGCAGGCAAAAGGCATTGACGCAAGTGTTGTCAGCATGCCGTCATGGGATCGTTTTGCCGCCCAAGATGAGGCCTACCGGAACTCAGTGATCCCGCCACACGTGAAAAATCGCGTTGCTATCGAAATGGCCGCATCATTCGGCTGGGAACGCTATGTCGGCGAAAAAGGCAAAGTTATCGGCATCGACCGCTTCGGCGCATCAGCCAAAGGCGACAAAGTTATTGAGGAATATGGCTTCACGGTAGAAAATGTCGTGAAAATTGTTGAGGATTTTGTTGAATAA
- a CDS encoding BglG family transcription antiterminator — translation MPLSERDNKILDELIRNPGITSMALEQKYSLTRRQLGYSINKINDWLMSKNLPSIERTRQGHFVIDQSVFTKLDVKDESAPMETAVLTGQQRMQMIIMMLLSSKEELSLNHFTIELDVSKNTVLNDLKDAQTFLNDYDLTIRYSRKFGYLLEGKEFQIRKLLIKITYQILSLHDGERRLKELTRIDAREIAEYNGRIENVENKLNLQFTDEKLATMPYILILILRRIKKGYAINIFSIEYEELSNTKEYQATEEIFRDAEQIPMEERLFITLHLLTTNVYRTEFPTEEDVIPNLMPVIDDMLRLFEKSACIYLQERNQLLDKLLQHLKPAYYRIKYQLSETISLQGSLSTEFKELHHLVKRSIGPLADLIGSSIPDSEVTYITMLIGGWMKRQGESIEKKIKAIVVCPQGVSVSRLMFNELNELFPEFVFLDSLSVREFLNYSFDYDIVFAPTHLETNKKLFIAKAFLGREDKQRLRKQVMLELHGYLPQDLNVDELMEIIRNHATINNEGALAEDLQQYVNRDDDSSVYQRPSKKSINLDDLLTPETILLKNNVVSWEEAVRMGAAPLVESGVITADYVEAMLHYSEEDPYIVIGPNMAIPHASPEDGVNQVGISLLKLDEGVTFSSDYSIHLIIVISAVDKEQHLHALMQLMELAGSEHDRNRLISAGSVDEMYTIIQSYSSD, via the coding sequence GTGCCGCTTAGTGAAAGGGATAATAAAATTCTTGATGAGCTCATCCGCAACCCCGGTATCACAAGTATGGCGTTAGAGCAGAAGTACAGCTTGACACGCAGGCAGCTTGGGTACAGCATTAATAAAATTAATGACTGGCTTATGAGCAAAAACCTTCCGAGCATTGAAAGAACAAGACAAGGTCATTTTGTTATTGATCAATCCGTTTTCACTAAACTTGATGTGAAAGATGAAAGTGCTCCAATGGAAACGGCGGTTCTGACAGGACAACAGCGGATGCAAATGATCATTATGATGCTGCTGAGCAGTAAAGAAGAACTATCTCTGAATCATTTTACAATCGAACTGGATGTAAGCAAAAATACAGTGTTAAATGATCTGAAAGACGCTCAGACCTTCTTGAATGATTATGATTTGACTATTCGGTATTCGCGAAAATTCGGGTATTTACTCGAAGGCAAGGAATTCCAGATTCGTAAACTGCTCATCAAGATAACGTATCAGATACTGTCTTTGCATGATGGGGAACGGCGGTTGAAGGAATTAACGAGGATTGATGCCCGGGAAATAGCTGAATACAATGGTCGCATCGAAAACGTTGAAAACAAGCTGAATTTACAATTTACGGATGAGAAGCTTGCAACCATGCCGTATATCCTGATATTGATTCTCAGAAGGATTAAAAAGGGTTACGCCATTAATATATTTTCCATTGAATATGAAGAGCTCTCAAATACGAAGGAATATCAAGCAACAGAAGAAATTTTCCGTGATGCCGAACAAATACCGATGGAAGAGCGCTTGTTCATCACACTGCATTTACTGACGACAAATGTTTATCGCACCGAGTTCCCGACAGAAGAGGATGTCATCCCGAACTTGATGCCCGTCATTGATGATATGCTGCGGCTGTTTGAAAAAAGTGCTTGTATTTATTTACAGGAGCGTAACCAGCTTTTGGATAAACTTCTCCAGCATTTAAAACCGGCATATTACCGCATTAAATATCAGCTGTCGGAAACCATTTCGCTTCAAGGTTCATTAAGTACTGAGTTCAAGGAACTGCACCATCTGGTTAAACGGTCTATCGGCCCACTGGCAGATTTGATTGGCAGCAGTATTCCCGATAGCGAAGTCACATATATAACGATGCTGATCGGCGGCTGGATGAAGCGGCAGGGCGAGAGTATTGAGAAGAAAATAAAGGCCATTGTCGTCTGTCCGCAGGGTGTATCCGTTTCAAGGCTCATGTTTAATGAATTAAACGAATTGTTTCCGGAGTTTGTTTTTCTCGATTCGTTATCTGTCAGGGAATTTTTAAATTATTCATTTGACTATGACATCGTCTTCGCACCGACGCACTTGGAAACGAACAAGAAATTATTCATTGCCAAAGCTTTCCTTGGACGTGAAGATAAACAGCGTCTCAGGAAACAGGTCATGCTTGAATTGCACGGCTACCTGCCGCAGGACTTGAATGTCGACGAACTAATGGAGATTATCCGAAATCATGCCACGATAAACAATGAAGGGGCATTGGCAGAAGACCTGCAGCAATATGTGAACCGTGATGATGATTCATCTGTTTATCAGCGCCCATCGAAAAAATCCATTAATTTGGATGATTTGCTGACACCTGAGACGATTCTATTAAAAAATAACGTTGTGTCATGGGAAGAAGCCGTTCGTATGGGTGCGGCGCCGTTGGTTGAGAGTGGTGTTATCACGGCAGATTACGTGGAGGCAATGCTTCACTATTCAGAGGAAGATCCTTATATCGTCATCGGACCGAACATGGCCATTCCCCATGCATCCCCGGAGGATGGTGTCAATCAGGTTGGAATTAGTTTATTAAAACTGGATGAAGGTGTCACATTTTCATCAGATTACAGCATTCATTTAATTATTGTTATCAGTGCAGTTGATAAAGAGCAGCACTTGCACGCACTCATGCAGCTGATGGAACTTGCCGGCTCAGAACATGACCGGAACCGATTGATATCTGCCGGCTCTGTTGACGAAATGTATACGATTATACAATCCTACTCCTCCGATTAA
- a CDS encoding PTS sugar transporter subunit IIA, with protein sequence MSELYFDESVILLDVESDSKEDVLTEMSQNLIDKNLVKESFKEAIISREGEFATGLPTGDVPVAIPHTDVEHVNQKTISVGILKNPVDFFVMGDDSETTPVKVVFMLAMEEADSQLSLLQKLMQVFQDQALLQSLANTSDKTELKHLLEDKLELNSFEGGEVK encoded by the coding sequence ATGAGTGAACTGTATTTCGATGAATCTGTCATTCTATTAGATGTAGAAAGCGATTCAAAAGAAGACGTTTTAACCGAAATGAGTCAAAACCTTATTGATAAAAATCTTGTTAAAGAAAGTTTCAAGGAAGCGATTATTTCAAGGGAAGGCGAATTTGCAACCGGCCTGCCGACAGGGGACGTTCCGGTGGCCATCCCGCATACCGACGTGGAACACGTTAATCAAAAAACAATCAGCGTCGGTATATTGAAGAATCCGGTAGACTTTTTTGTCATGGGCGATGACAGCGAAACAACACCAGTTAAAGTTGTGTTTATGCTCGCAATGGAGGAAGCCGATTCGCAACTCTCTCTGCTGCAAAAATTAATGCAGGTATTCCAGGATCAGGCCTTATTGCAAAGCTTGGCAAACACTTCAGATAAAACAGAGCTTAAACACTTACTGGAAGATAAACTGGAACTTAATTCTTTTGAAGGAGGTGAAGTGAAATGA
- a CDS encoding PTS sugar transporter subunit IIB, producing the protein MKKKQVLVACGAGIATSTVVNSAIEEMAKEHKIDVDLKQIKITEVGSYEDSADLLVTTAKTKKEFAFPVINAQSFLTGIGTDDTKKQILEELQK; encoded by the coding sequence ATGAAAAAGAAACAAGTATTGGTAGCATGCGGTGCTGGCATCGCAACATCCACAGTTGTTAACAGCGCTATTGAAGAGATGGCGAAAGAGCATAAAATTGATGTAGATTTAAAACAAATTAAAATTACTGAAGTGGGAAGCTATGAAGACAGTGCTGACCTGTTGGTGACAACAGCAAAGACGAAGAAAGAATTCGCGTTCCCTGTCATCAACGCACAATCCTTCCTAACAGGCATTGGAACGGACGATACGAAAAAGCAAATTTTGGAAGAACTTCAAAAATAG
- a CDS encoding galactitol-specific PTS transporter subunit IIC: MQAFVDFIQGFLDLGATVILPVVIFILGMLFGQKPGKAFRSGLTIGVAFVGIFLVVDLLVNNLGPAAQGMVDRLGVELNVIDVGWPATSSIAWASAVAAFIIPLGLVVNVAMLLTKTTKTMNVDIWNFWHYTFMAAVVYTISGSMVQGLIAAVIFQIVALKVADWTAPMVSDFYELPGVSIATGSTISYAPGIWLVQLIQKIPGLNKLNADPDTIQKRFGIFGESIFIGLFLGAAIGALAGYSVGDIIDIGMSMAAVMVLMPKMVKILMEGLMPVSESAREWLNKHFGDKEIYIGLDAAVLLGHPSVISTALILVPITVLLAVILPGNALLPFGDLATIPFVVAFIVGAARGNIVHSVIVGTIMIALSLYMATDIANVFTQMAQNAEFDMPEGSAKISSIDQGGNLINWIIWRFFELFN; encoded by the coding sequence ATGCAAGCATTTGTCGATTTTATACAAGGCTTTTTGGACCTTGGAGCAACTGTCATATTACCTGTTGTTATATTCATACTGGGAATGTTATTTGGTCAGAAACCAGGTAAAGCCTTCCGTTCCGGTTTAACGATCGGGGTAGCATTTGTTGGTATTTTCCTAGTTGTCGACTTGCTGGTCAATAACTTAGGACCGGCAGCGCAAGGGATGGTTGACCGGCTGGGTGTTGAACTGAATGTTATTGACGTTGGCTGGCCTGCCACATCATCGATTGCTTGGGCGTCTGCAGTGGCGGCATTTATTATTCCGCTAGGCTTAGTTGTAAACGTTGCCATGCTGCTGACCAAAACAACAAAGACGATGAACGTGGATATTTGGAACTTTTGGCACTATACCTTTATGGCAGCGGTCGTCTACACGATTTCAGGAAGTATGGTTCAAGGGTTAATCGCAGCGGTGATTTTCCAGATTGTTGCACTTAAAGTGGCCGACTGGACAGCCCCGATGGTCAGCGATTTCTATGAACTGCCGGGCGTTTCAATTGCAACGGGCAGTACTATCTCCTATGCACCAGGCATTTGGCTGGTACAATTGATTCAAAAGATTCCCGGCCTGAACAAATTAAATGCAGACCCGGATACAATTCAAAAGCGGTTTGGAATATTTGGTGAATCAATTTTCATCGGATTGTTTTTAGGTGCAGCAATTGGTGCGTTAGCAGGCTATAGCGTAGGGGATATTATCGACATTGGGATGTCAATGGCAGCTGTTATGGTGTTAATGCCTAAAATGGTTAAAATCCTGATGGAAGGGCTAATGCCTGTTTCCGAGTCTGCACGTGAGTGGCTAAACAAACACTTCGGAGACAAAGAAATTTATATTGGACTTGACGCGGCTGTATTATTGGGACACCCTTCCGTTATTTCAACCGCATTGATTCTCGTTCCAATCACGGTATTGCTGGCGGTTATTCTGCCGGGCAACGCATTGCTTCCATTCGGAGATCTGGCTACGATTCCGTTTGTGGTTGCATTTATCGTAGGTGCAGCAAGAGGTAATATTGTTCACTCAGTCATCGTCGGTACCATCATGATTGCATTATCGCTTTACATGGCAACTGATATCGCCAACGTCTTTACACAAATGGCTCAGAATGCTGAATTCGATATGCCTGAAGGGTCTGCTAAGATTTCAAGTATTGACCAGGGTGGTAACTTAATTAACTGGATTATTTGGCGATTCTTTGAACTATTTAACTGA
- a CDS encoding zinc-binding dehydrogenase, translating to MKALVKTELGFGNLELQDVEEPKPGKGQVKIEVKYAGICGSDIHTYEGHYKVAAPVTLGHEFAGEVVEVGEGVTDYKPGDRVTSETTFYICGECEYCKAGDYNLCNHRKGLGTQQNGGFAKYLIARKDSLHHLPANVSYKEAAMTEPLACTHHAVDKTEINDGDIAVVIGPGPIGLFTAQVAKSRGAKVIVTGLTNDKVRLEKAEELGLDYVANTQEQDVKELVNSLTDGYGADLVFECSGAVPAAKQGLDLLRKKGQYAQVGIFPEAVVQFDMEKVIQKEIRVAGSRSQKPADWDPSLELINNGSVNAKDMVTHEFDISQWDEGYKAIKDGEAIKVLLTPID from the coding sequence ATGAAAGCATTAGTTAAAACAGAACTTGGTTTCGGCAATTTGGAACTGCAAGACGTCGAAGAGCCAAAGCCGGGAAAAGGCCAAGTGAAAATAGAAGTGAAATATGCCGGTATCTGCGGCTCTGATATTCACACCTATGAAGGTCATTACAAAGTTGCAGCACCTGTAACATTAGGACATGAATTTGCCGGCGAAGTAGTGGAAGTCGGAGAAGGCGTCACAGATTATAAACCAGGTGATCGTGTCACATCTGAAACAACCTTTTATATTTGCGGCGAATGTGAATACTGCAAAGCTGGTGATTACAATCTATGCAACCACCGCAAAGGATTGGGAACCCAGCAGAATGGCGGTTTTGCCAAGTATTTGATTGCCCGGAAAGACAGTCTTCATCATCTGCCGGCAAATGTCAGCTATAAAGAAGCTGCTATGACAGAACCGCTGGCATGCACGCACCATGCTGTTGATAAAACAGAAATTAATGACGGTGACATTGCTGTTGTGATTGGTCCGGGGCCGATCGGACTCTTTACGGCACAGGTTGCTAAAAGCCGCGGAGCAAAAGTGATTGTTACCGGCCTTACGAATGACAAAGTACGGCTTGAAAAAGCGGAAGAACTGGGTCTTGACTATGTCGCTAACACTCAGGAACAAGATGTTAAAGAACTTGTTAACAGCTTGACTGACGGTTACGGGGCAGATCTTGTGTTTGAATGTTCCGGCGCTGTGCCTGCTGCCAAACAGGGACTTGATCTATTGCGTAAAAAAGGCCAGTACGCGCAGGTTGGTATTTTCCCTGAAGCGGTTGTTCAATTCGATATGGAAAAAGTGATTCAAAAAGAAATCCGTGTAGCCGGAAGCCGAAGTCAGAAGCCGGCAGATTGGGACCCGTCATTGGAATTGATCAACAATGGATCAGTTAACGCAAAAGATATGGTGACCCACGAATTTGATATTTCCCAATGGGATGAAGGATACAAGGCTATTAAAGACGGTGAAGCCATCAAAGTTTTATTGACACCTATCGATTAA
- the deoC gene encoding deoxyribose-phosphate aldolase: MENQELTEMIDYTLLKPTVSKADIKDFCQEAIDYGFKTVFVNPYYVPLAHKLLSLHGIKVGAPIGFSLGGATTQTKVAETKDAIKNGAEEIDMLINLGALKSQEYDVVKHDISEVVKASEGLTTKVIIENGLLNHDEKITAAKLIVEAGADFVKTATGFNGGGATVEDVKLLRSVVGENFGVKAAGGVRTYEDALAIVGAGADRIGASGAIAIVTGGTSEEAY, from the coding sequence ATGGAAAATCAGGAGCTTACTGAGATGATTGACTATACGCTTTTAAAGCCAACTGTAAGCAAGGCAGATATAAAAGATTTTTGTCAGGAAGCAATCGATTATGGATTTAAAACGGTTTTCGTCAATCCGTATTATGTACCCCTTGCTCATAAATTGTTATCACTCCACGGCATTAAAGTCGGTGCACCGATTGGCTTCTCACTGGGCGGGGCCACTACACAGACGAAGGTTGCTGAAACAAAAGACGCTATTAAAAACGGAGCCGAAGAAATCGATATGCTGATTAATCTCGGTGCCTTGAAGTCACAGGAATACGATGTTGTGAAACATGATATTTCAGAAGTTGTTAAAGCATCTGAAGGCTTGACGACCAAAGTGATTATTGAAAATGGACTATTGAATCATGACGAGAAAATAACAGCGGCCAAGCTGATTGTGGAAGCAGGCGCTGACTTTGTCAAAACGGCTACAGGCTTTAATGGCGGTGGTGCAACGGTTGAAGATGTGAAACTGCTCCGCTCTGTTGTGGGAGAAAACTTCGGCGTCAAAGCAGCCGGCGGTGTTCGCACATATGAAGATGCTCTTGCTATCGTCGGCGCAGGAGCCGACCGGATTGGTGCCAGCGGTGCAATTGCCATCGTCACAGGCGGCACATCAGAAGAAGCTTATTAA